A genomic region of Myxosarcina sp. GI1 contains the following coding sequences:
- a CDS encoding UPF0182 family protein, with translation MTKRLSRKILVIIPAIFGLWLIFQLVGRVFAEILWFEEVEYQSVLYTKWQTQGGLWLVFSSVSILFLWGNLWLTSRLQWRWLAQKEWYENGISYTSKDSRQLIDKLNNPPSYRSYLANLQRNNNLITKTNTPKFKLSLLLPLAIIAALAIATMLLHYGNTALDVWQSNYRLPKVALALKPPADISPLENLRNFIWLYLKQLSVIIFIALLLIWQSKYLSWAIAGLISIVFGFIWAGNWTLLLKFFKPTLLGVLDPQFNRDISFYIFRFPIWQLLETWLLGLFGCGLAICFLVYLLSANSLSEGKFPGFSRPQMRHLSFLAAGLMLSLAVHHWLGRYRLLYASRGVVYGAGYTDIKIQLPVENILTLVSLAIAIWFLIKAFTGYSLPKILKQRFSKIILIAIPLATYLLILLIGNLGSEVVQRLAVQPNELDAERPYIERSIALTRQGFNLDAIEARTFNPQGDLTARDIAENDLTIENIRLWDTRPILQTNRQLQRIRPYYQFPDADIDRYLLDERNVETGEVVNNYKQQVIIAARELDYETVPDRAKTWVNQHLVYTHGYGFTLSPVNEVDDGGLPFYFVRDIGAGTEEEGDLSVSNKAIEQNIPIGKPRIYYGELTNPYIMTSTQVRELDYPSGEDNVYNTYDGKGGIALNNYGRRILFSQYLRDWQMLFTRNFTSQTRLLFRRNIKQRVKAIAPFLNFDRDPYLVVAETSNPEDKSEANYLYWIIDAYTTSDRYPYSDPGKNNFNYIRNSVKIVVDAYNGNVDFYIAEPSDPIIQTWDRVFPQLFKPLSAMPADLRRHIRYPEDLFAIQSERLLTYHMLDPRVFYNREDQWQIPQEIYGTEAQPINPYYLIMKLPTATNEEFILLHPYTPVSRPNLIAWLAARSDNANYGRLLLYQFPKQKLVYGPNQIEALINQDPVISQQISLWNREGSRVVQGNLLIIPIEQSLLYVEPLYLEAERNSLPILARVIVVYESQIVMAETLDSALDAIFTQGDSEGAIIRPLNDLTPDASELEVEGEAGNNEQ, from the coding sequence ATGACCAAACGTCTATCCCGCAAAATTTTAGTTATTATCCCTGCTATCTTCGGACTATGGCTAATATTCCAGTTAGTTGGTCGCGTCTTTGCCGAAATACTCTGGTTTGAGGAAGTTGAGTATCAATCGGTACTATATACGAAGTGGCAAACTCAAGGTGGACTGTGGCTGGTATTTAGCAGCGTTTCAATTTTATTTCTTTGGGGCAATCTGTGGTTGACCAGTCGGCTGCAATGGCGGTGGCTGGCACAAAAAGAATGGTATGAAAACGGTATTTCCTATACCAGTAAAGATTCCAGGCAGTTAATTGACAAGTTAAACAATCCTCCTTCCTATCGCTCTTATTTGGCTAATTTGCAGCGTAATAATAACTTAATAACCAAAACCAATACTCCAAAATTTAAGCTTTCGCTGCTGTTACCTTTGGCTATAATTGCAGCTTTGGCAATTGCTACTATGCTTTTGCACTACGGCAATACAGCTTTAGACGTTTGGCAGTCTAATTATCGTTTGCCCAAAGTAGCTTTGGCTCTCAAACCMCCAGCCGATATTTCTCCATTAGAAAATCTGAGAAATTTTATCTGGCTGTATTTAAAACAGTTAAGTGTAATAATTTTTATTGCTTTGTTACTAATCTGGCAGAGTAAATATTTGTCCTGGGCGATCGCAGGATTGATTAGTATTGTTTTTGGGTTTATTTGGGCGGGAAACTGGACGCTATTACTCAAATTTTTTAAACCGACACTATTGGGAGTTTTAGACCCTCAATTCAATCGAGACATTAGCTTTTATATTTTTCGTTTTCCTATATGGCAACTGCTAGAAACTTGGCTGCTGGGTTTGTTTGGTTGCGGTTTGGCAATCTGCTTTTTAGTTTATTTATTGTCTGCCAACAGTCTTTCTGAAGGTAAATTTCCTGGTTTTTCGCGACCTCAAATGCGCCATCTCTCTTTTTTGGCTGCGGGATTGATGTTAAGTCTGGCGGTGCATCACTGGCTCGGTCGCTACCGCCTACTTTATGCTTCTAGAGGAGTAGTGTATGGTGCTGGCTATACGGATATCAAAATTCAGCTACCAGTAGAAAATATACTGACTTTGGTTTCTTTGGCGATCGCAATTTGGTTTTTAATTAAAGCATTTACAGGCTATTCGCTGCCAAAAATTCTCAAGCAAAGATTTTCTAAAATTATTTTAATTGCAATTCCGTTAGCAACTTACCTGTTAATTTTGCTAATTGGCAACTTGGGCAGTGAGGTCGTTCAAAGGTTGGCAGTTCAACCCAACGAACTAGATGCCGAACGCCCTTATATCGAACGCAGCATTGCTCTAACCAGACAGGGATTTAATCTCGATGCCATAGAAGCAAGAACTTTTAACCCCCAGGGAGATTTAACCGCTCGGGATATTGCCGAAAACGATCTTACTATCGAAAATATTCGTCTTTGGGATACACGTCCCATTCTGCAAACTAATCGTCAGCTACAGCGCATTCGCCCTTACTATCAGTTTCCCGATGCCGATATCGATCGCTATCTCTTAGATGAAAGGAATGTCGAAACTGGTGAAGTTGTCAATAATTACAAACAACAGGTAATTATTGCTGCTAGAGAATTGGATTACGAAACCGTACCCGATCGCGCCAAAACCTGGGTCAATCAACACTTAGTTTACACTCACGGTTATGGATTTACGCTCTCGCCAGTCAACGAAGTAGATGATGGCGGATTACCGTTTTATTTTGTGAGAGATATTGGTGCTGGTACGGAAGAAGAAGGTGATTTATCTGTCTCTAATAAGGCGATCGAGCAAAATATTCCGATTGGCAAACCTCGCATTTACTACGGCGAATTAACCAATCCCTACATCATGACTTCTACTCAAGTTAGAGAATTAGACTATCCCAGTGGAGAAGACAACGTATATAACACTTACGATGGCAAGGGAGGCATCGCTCTTAACAATTACGGCAGGCGAATACTATTTTCTCAGTATCTTAGAGATTGGCAAATGTTGTTTACCCGCAACTTTACATCTCAAACACGTCTGTTGTTTCGACGCAACATCAAACAACGAGTTAAAGCGATCGCACCCTTTCTTAACTTCGATCGCGATCCCTATCTAGTAGTGGCAGAAACTAGCAACCCCGAAGATAAGAGTGAAGCCAATTATCTCTACTGGATTATCGATGCCTATACTACTAGCGATCGCTATCCTTATTCCGATCCAGGAAAAAACAATTTTAACTACATTCGCAATTCGGTCAAGATTGTGGTCGATGCCTATAACGGTAATGTTGATTTTTATATTGCCGAACCCAGCGATCCGATTATTCAAACCTGGGATCGAGTTTTTCCGCAATTATTTAAGCCTTTAAGTGCAATGCCAGCCGACTTGCGTCGTCACATTCGCTATCCCGAAGATTTGTTTGCTATTCAATCAGAAAGGCTGTTAACCTACCACATGCTCGATCCCAGGGTGTTTTACAATCGAGAAGACCAGTGGCAAATTCCTCAAGAAATATACGGCACGGAAGCTCAACCGATTAATCCGTATTACCTGATTATGAAGCTTCCTACTGCTACTAATGAAGAATTTATCTTACTACATCCCTATACTCCTGTAAGTCGTCCTAATCTGATTGCCTGGTTGGCAGCACGTTCTGACAATGCTAACTACGGACGTTTGTTACTTTACCAGTTCCCCAAACAAAAGCTGGTCTATGGACCCAATCAAATTGAAGCGTTAATCAACCAAGATCCCGTAATTTCACAACAGATTTCTCTATGGAATCGCGAAGGTTCTCGCGTCGTTCAGGGAAATTTATTGATTATACCTATAGAGCAATCTTTACTTTATGTCGAACCACTATATCTCGAAGCCGAACGCAATAGTCTGCCAATTCTAGCCAGGGTAATTGTGGTGTATGAGAGTCAAATCGTGATGGCGGAAACTTTGGACTCGGCATTAGATGCTATTTTCACTCAAGGTGATTCGGAAGGGGCAATTATTCGCCCTTTAAACGATTTAACACCCGATGCTTCAGAACTAGAAGTAGAAGGGGAAGCAGGAAACAATGAACAATGA
- the psaC gene encoding photosystem I iron-sulfur center protein PsaC — MSHSVKIYDTCIGCTQCVRACPTDVLEMVPWDGCKAGQIAASPRTEDCVGCKRCETACPTDFLSIRVYLGAETTRSMGLAY, encoded by the coding sequence ATGTCACACAGCGTCAAAATTTATGATACTTGCATTGGCTGTACTCAATGCGTAAGGGCTTGTCCTACCGATGTACTAGAGATGGTACCCTGGGACGGCTGTAAAGCAGGTCAAATTGCTGCTTCTCCTCGCACCGAAGACTGTGTAGGCTGCAAGCGGTGTGAAACTGCTTGTCCTACCGACTTTTTGAGTATTCGCGTTTATTTAGGTGCAGAAACTACCCGCAGTATGGGTCTGGCATACTAA
- a CDS encoding DUF3493 domain-containing protein, producing the protein MANLSPQDRERAKKSNLSPEKYARLQAEAKAPFKGLRKFFYLAFAASGFIGAMIFLAKLAAGKDVASNLPNFMLQLGLIGLMFLLYSWEQGKTD; encoded by the coding sequence ATGGCAAACCTGTCGCCCCAAGACCGAGAACGGGCAAAAAAAAGCAATCTTTCTCCTGAAAAATACGCCAGACTTCAAGCCGAAGCTAAAGCTCCCTTCAAAGGCTTAAGAAAGTTCTTTTATCTAGCTTTTGCCGCATCTGGCTTTATTGGAGCGATGATTTTTTTAGCTAAGTTAGCGGCAGGAAAAGATGTAGCTTCTAACCTGCCTAATTTTATGCTGCAATTGGGTTTAATTGGTTTAATGTTTTTACTATATAGTTGGGAACAAGGAAAAACTGACTAG
- the carB gene encoding carbamoyl-phosphate synthase large subunit → MPRRDDLHKILLLGSGPIVIGQACEFDYSGTQACKALREEGYEVVLVNSNPASIMTDPEMADRTYIEPLTPEIVEKVIAREKPDALLPTMGGQTALNVAVSLAKNGVLDKYGVDLIGAKLPAIEKAEDRLLFKDAMAKIGVPVCPSGIVSNIAEAKEIADEIGSYPLIIRPAYTLGGTGGGIAYNQEEYETMAQFGLDASPVSQILVEKSLLGWKEYELEVMRDLADNVVIICSIENIDPMGIHTGDSITVAPAQTLTDKEYQRLRDYSKKIIREIGVETGGSNIQFSVNPVNGEVIVIEMNPRVSRSSALASKATGFPIAKFAAKLAVGYTLDEISNDITKKTPASFEPTIDYVVTKIPRFAFEKFPGTKPILTTQMKSVGEAMAIGRTFNESFQKALRSLETGRYGFGCDKKETLPSIPQVRARLRTPNPERIFSIYHAMKLGMSPEEIHELTAIDMWFLDKMQELVESEKFLKRTSFKKISAEEMRYIKQQGFSDRQIAFATKKTEDEVRTYRKELGVLPVYKLVDTCAAEFEAFTPYYYSTYEEGESEIEPSEKSKVMILGGGPNRIGQGIEFDYCCCHAAFSLSEAGYETIMVNSNPETVSTDYDTSDRLYFEPLTKEDVLNIIEVEQPAGIIIQFGGQTPLKLAIPLQNYLFKARLESSFVTSKATETEIWGTSPDSIDTAEDREKFEQILRKLEIEQPPNGIARSYEESLNIANQISYPVVVRPSYVLGGRAMEIVYSDNELKRYMTYAVEVEPDHPILIDKFLENATEVDVDALCDKEGKVIIGGIMEHIEQAGIHSGDSACSIPYTSLSETALATIRDWTAKLANALDVVGLMNIQYAVQGEQVYILEANPRASRTVPYVSKATGVQLAKLASLIMSGKTLADLGVTKETIPQHIAVKEAVLPFNKFPDSDTLLGPEMRSTGEVMGIDTDFGKAFAKAEIAAGVNLALSGTVFISMNDRDKEEIVPVVKDFIELGFKVVATSGTQEVLQQNGIEDVEIILKLHEGRPHVVDWIKNKQIQLIINTPTGEESQTDARLIRRMALDYKLPIVTTIAGAKATVAAIRSLQSEPMEVKALQDYIY, encoded by the coding sequence ATGCCCCGACGCGACGATCTTCACAAAATTCTACTTCTTGGTAGTGGTCCTATTGTCATCGGACAAGCCTGCGAATTTGACTATTCTGGAACTCAAGCCTGTAAAGCATTACGGGAAGAAGGATACGAAGTAGTCCTGGTCAATTCTAATCCCGCTTCGATTATGACCGATCCCGAAATGGCAGACCGTACCTACATCGAGCCATTGACCCCAGAAATTGTGGAGAAAGTCATCGCCAGAGAAAAACCCGATGCGCTCTTACCAACTATGGGCGGACAAACTGCATTAAATGTGGCAGTATCTCTAGCCAAGAATGGAGTTTTAGATAAGTATGGTGTCGATTTAATCGGAGCTAAATTACCCGCTATTGAAAAAGCCGAAGATCGCCTGTTATTTAAAGATGCAATGGCAAAAATTGGCGTTCCCGTATGTCCTTCGGGGATTGTCAGCAATATTGCCGAAGCCAAAGAAATTGCCGATGAAATTGGTAGCTATCCCCTAATTATTCGTCCTGCCTATACTTTAGGCGGTACTGGAGGCGGTATTGCCTACAACCAGGAAGAATACGAAACAATGGCTCAATTTGGTCTTGACGCTTCACCAGTCTCGCAAATTCTGGTAGAAAAATCGCTTTTAGGTTGGAAAGAGTACGAACTTGAAGTAATGAGGGATTTAGCAGATAACGTAGTGATTATCTGTTCGATCGAAAATATCGATCCGATGGGGATACATACGGGGGATTCAATTACCGTCGCTCCAGCCCAAACTCTTACAGATAAAGAATATCAGCGTCTGCGAGATTACTCTAAGAAGATTATTCGTGAAATTGGCGTAGAGACGGGTGGTTCTAACATTCAGTTCTCGGTCAATCCTGTAAACGGCGAGGTAATTGTTATTGAAATGAACCCCCGCGTTTCTCGTTCTTCGGCACTGGCTTCTAAAGCGACTGGTTTTCCAATCGCTAAATTTGCGGCAAAACTAGCAGTAGGCTATACACTCGATGAAATTTCCAACGATATTACCAAAAAGACTCCTGCTTCCTTTGAACCGACAATTGATTATGTAGTTACCAAAATTCCTCGCTTTGCCTTTGAAAAATTTCCTGGCACCAAACCCATTCTCACTACGCAAATGAAATCTGTAGGGGAAGCAATGGCAATTGGCAGGACATTTAACGAATCCTTTCAGAAAGCCCTGCGATCGCTTGAAACGGGACGTTATGGCTTTGGCTGCGACAAAAAAGAAACTCTGCCTTCAATTCCCCAGGTTAGAGCGCGTCTGCGTACCCCCAACCCCGAACGCATCTTTAGTATCTATCATGCCATGAAGTTGGGAATGTCTCCCGAAGAAATCCACGAACTGACGGCAATCGATATGTGGTTTTTAGATAAGATGCAGGAGTTGGTAGAAAGCGAGAAGTTTCTCAAACGCACCAGTTTTAAAAAGATTTCCGCTGAGGAGATGCGCTATATCAAACAGCAGGGATTTAGCGATCGCCAGATTGCCTTTGCTACTAAAAAGACCGAAGATGAGGTTCGCACCTATCGTAAAGAGTTGGGAGTTTTACCCGTCTACAAGTTGGTAGATACCTGCGCGGCAGAATTTGAAGCCTTTACTCCTTACTATTACTCTACATACGAAGAAGGAGAGTCGGAAATCGAACCCTCGGAGAAATCTAAGGTAATGATTTTAGGCGGTGGTCCCAACCGTATCGGACAGGGAATTGAGTTTGACTACTGCTGTTGTCATGCGGCGTTTTCTCTTTCAGAAGCGGGTTACGAAACGATTATGGTCAATTCTAATCCCGAAACCGTTTCTACCGATTACGATACCAGCGATCGCCTCTATTTTGAACCCCTAACTAAAGAAGACGTTCTCAATATTATTGAAGTCGAACAACCAGCAGGTATCATCATTCAGTTTGGCGGACAGACCCCGTTAAAATTGGCTATACCCTTACAGAATTACTTATTTAAAGCTCGGCTGGAAAGTTCTTTTGTAACCTCAAAAGCAACGGAAACAGAAATTTGGGGAACTTCTCCAGATTCGATCGATACTGCCGAAGATCGCGAAAAATTCGAGCAGATTTTGAGAAAGTTAGAAATCGAACAGCCACCCAACGGCATTGCTAGAAGCTATGAAGAGTCTTTAAATATTGCCAATCAAATTAGCTATCCCGTCGTAGTTCGACCTTCTTACGTTTTAGGAGGAAGGGCAATGGAAATTGTCTATTCCGATAACGAACTCAAACGTTACATGACTTATGCGGTAGAGGTAGAACCAGACCACCCAATTTTGATTGACAAGTTTTTAGAAAATGCAACTGAAGTCGATGTCGATGCTTTGTGCGACAAAGAAGGCAAAGTAATTATCGGCGGCATTATGGAACATATCGAACAGGCTGGCATACATTCTGGAGACTCGGCATGTTCGATTCCCTATACTTCGCTTTCAGAGACAGCTTTAGCAACCATTCGCGACTGGACGGCAAAGCTAGCCAACGCTCTAGATGTAGTCGGCTTGATGAATATTCAATATGCCGTTCAAGGAGAACAAGTATACATTCTCGAAGCCAATCCTCGCGCTTCCCGTACTGTCCCTTATGTATCCAAAGCTACGGGAGTACAGTTAGCCAAACTAGCTTCTTTAATCATGTCGGGCAAAACTCTAGCAGATTTGGGAGTTACTAAAGAAACTATTCCCCAACATATTGCCGTTAAAGAAGCGGTGTTGCCCTTTAATAAATTCCCCGATAGCGACACTTTATTAGGACCAGAAATGCGTTCTACGGGTGAGGTTATGGGTATCGATACCGACTTTGGTAAAGCCTTTGCTAAAGCTGAAATTGCGGCAGGGGTCAATCTGGCTTTGTCGGGAACGGTATTTATTTCCATGAACGATCGCGATAAAGAAGAGATCGTCCCCGTAGTTAAAGATTTTATCGAGCTAGGATTTAAAGTGGTGGCTACCTCTGGTACGCAAGAAGTCTTACAACAAAACGGCATTGAAGATGTAGAAATCATACTCAAACTACATGAAGGTCGTCCTCATGTGGTTGACTGGATTAAAAACAAACAGATTCAGTTAATTATTAATACTCCTACTGGGGAAGAATCTCAAACCGATGCGCGGTTAATCCGTCGTATGGCATTAGACTACAAGTTACCAATCGTAACTACCATTGCAGGAGCAAAAGCCACCGTCGCCGCGATTCGTTCGCTACAGTCAGAACCAATGGAGGTCAAAGCGTTACAAGACTATATCTACTAA
- a CDS encoding tetratricopeptide repeat protein, producing the protein MPDPKPQQTDSAASISSSNKIYSPGAIVGHYQIVRQLGKEKADKIYLAKDLKLEGDARCVIEQLVGLDLNSSESKDEVKACLVRQLEVFQRLSDRLQVPQYRHFFIDKGQIYLVREYINGETLKQKIEGRTFNEAQTIHLLHDVLKTLDLIHKNNLIHQAIVPANLVERQELNSYALVKFSAFNPSPNGGSSKITVYAANNGYIAPEQQIGKPRFSSDIYGLGKTAIYALTGLLPRNLKQTSTVWYRCCQVSERLVAIIEKMTAANHTQRYHNALEVLADLKPLLFVDRVIDGRYRIIRHLQQKGAIDSYLAENLRRSYQSPCILERVELSGCDAVSWQKIEQSLTAQLAVLEKLNDCPQIPQLWDHFQQNGEFYLVKAYVGGKSLRQILSARNFSEAEVLNFLKSALAALAFVHKQRIIHRYISPENLLIDDRQRVVLTGLGILEDIQVSCQSSTDERQTDYSEYFAPEQIAGRATLSSDIYALGIIAIEALTGIEPKHFKHEQTANFLRQKAIVSNRLTKIIAKMTASDVGKRYQAVEKAIADLRKVKVKVKSQRVFTGKTTASSSGELRRSESRWSDSPSPSEDGGLQSASGRSSVHSEETSEFRRNKLERSDLVLVFSKWSLQPGQILIATLGIVSLLASIEFAFPFLRPAYYWYRGRQLLSQQPQIALNAFARATELQPNSYLAWEGKGDALYNLKYFNRALTAYDRAGELNANDFQNWQKQADVYYRLEKFPQALAAYNRALKLKPSDRAVLNSKGKTLENLQRYEEALSFHEAALKGDRLNAEFLSDRARVLIRLGRYYDALAVLDRARNIEPNSPQLWQDKVFALQALGRFDEADRTYRDVIATYQDLVEQSPANYSLWLAKGDFLTQLRITQSQNLFANAATDKAFSSPLQIQSKAIAAYEEATAISPESYLAWIGKAKTFLAAGEYRAALTALDRASEIRPQADRPWQMRGSILKDGLERPIAAVTAYERAIELNPDYAALWRDRGLALIQAGQYARAVASFTKASQLNPQDSETWVGFANALQAVGRQEKAINAIDRALDLEPQNPLLWQTKGSILTEQQNYDAACDTYRKSRQFAPDFAPITQAMNIVGCRMSEE; encoded by the coding sequence ATGCCAGACCCCAAACCCCAACAGACTGATTCGGCAGCTTCAATTTCTAGCAGTAATAAAATTTATTCTCCTGGTGCAATTGTCGGACACTACCAAATTGTACGGCAGTTGGGCAAAGAAAAAGCAGACAAAATCTATCTGGCTAAAGATTTAAAACTAGAGGGGGATGCGCGATGTGTTATCGAGCAATTAGTTGGATTGGATTTGAATAGTTCTGAATCTAAAGACGAAGTCAAAGCCTGCTTAGTTCGACAACTAGAAGTTTTTCAAAGACTGAGCGATCGCCTGCAAGTTCCTCAATACAGACACTTTTTTATTGACAAAGGGCAAATTTATTTAGTTAGAGAATATATCAATGGTGAAACACTAAAGCAAAAAATAGAAGGTCGCACTTTTAACGAAGCGCAAACAATACATCTACTGCACGACGTACTTAAAACTTTAGATTTAATTCACAAAAACAACCTCATTCATCAGGCGATCGTCCCCGCAAACTTAGTCGAACGCCAAGAGTTAAATAGTTACGCGCTAGTCAAATTTAGCGCGTTTAACCCTTCCCCTAACGGCGGTTCGAGCAAAATAACTGTATATGCTGCCAATAATGGTTATATAGCACCAGAACAACAAATAGGAAAACCAAGATTTAGCAGCGATATTTACGGATTGGGCAAAACTGCTATTTATGCTTTGACAGGACTATTACCGCGAAATTTAAAACAAACCAGCACGGTTTGGTATCGCTGCTGTCAGGTCAGCGAGAGGTTGGTAGCAATTATTGAAAAAATGACTGCTGCCAACCACACCCAACGCTATCACAATGCTTTAGAAGTTCTTGCCGATCTCAAGCCTTTATTGTTTGTAGACCGAGTAATAGACGGACGCTATCGCATTATCAGACATCTACAGCAAAAAGGCGCAATCGATAGTTATCTTGCCGAAAATTTACGCCGCTCCTATCAGTCTCCCTGTATACTCGAACGAGTAGAATTGAGCGGTTGCGATGCTGTAAGCTGGCAAAAAATCGAGCAGAGTTTGACCGCACAGCTTGCAGTTTTAGAAAAGCTCAATGATTGTCCTCAAATACCCCAGCTATGGGATCATTTTCAACAAAATGGTGAGTTTTACTTAGTTAAGGCTTATGTTGGGGGCAAAAGCCTCAGACAAATACTATCAGCACGCAATTTTTCCGAAGCTGAGGTATTAAATTTTCTTAAAAGCGCGCTCGCCGCATTAGCATTCGTACACAAACAACGTATAATTCATCGTTATATCAGTCCAGAAAATTTACTAATTGACGATCGCCAGCGAGTTGTATTGACGGGACTGGGAATTTTAGAAGATATTCAAGTTTCATGTCAGAGCAGCACGGACGAACGCCAAACTGACTATAGTGAATATTTTGCTCCAGAACAAATTGCCGGCAGAGCAACCTTAAGCAGCGATATTTATGCTTTAGGCATAATCGCTATTGAAGCTCTGACGGGAATCGAACCCAAACATTTCAAGCACGAGCAAACAGCAAACTTTCTGAGGCAAAAAGCAATAGTCAGCAACCGCCTGACAAAAATAATCGCTAAAATGACTGCTTCAGATGTTGGTAAACGCTATCAAGCGGTAGAAAAAGCAATTGCAGATCTGCGTAAAGTAAAAGTAAAGGTTAAATCTCAACGAGTCTTTACTGGTAAAACTACTGCCTCAAGCTCTGGAGAGCTTCGCCGTTCCGAAAGTCGCTGGAGCGACTCGCCTTCGCCAAGCGAAGACGGCGGACTCCAGTCCGCGTCGGGACGCTCCAGCGTCCATTCTGAAGAAACCTCAGAATTTCGACGCAATAAACTCGAGCGCTCCGATTTAGTACTTGTTTTCTCCAAATGGTCGTTACAGCCAGGTCAAATATTAATCGCAACTTTAGGAATTGTTAGCTTACTGGCTAGTATTGAATTTGCTTTTCCGTTTCTCAGACCAGCATATTATTGGTATCGCGGCAGACAGCTTCTTTCACAACAGCCTCAAATTGCTTTAAACGCCTTTGCGCGAGCTACAGAACTACAGCCAAACAGTTATTTAGCTTGGGAAGGTAAAGGAGATGCTTTATACAACCTCAAATACTTCAATCGCGCTCTAACGGCTTACGATCGCGCTGGTGAATTAAACGCTAACGATTTTCAAAACTGGCAAAAACAAGCAGATGTTTACTATCGTTTGGAAAAATTTCCCCAGGCTCTAGCAGCATACAATCGCGCACTAAAGCTAAAACCAAGCGATCGTGCCGTCCTCAATAGTAAAGGTAAAACCCTGGAAAATTTACAGCGATACGAAGAAGCTCTATCATTTCATGAAGCAGCGTTGAAGGGCGATCGCCTCAATGCCGAGTTTTTAAGCGATCGCGCTAGAGTTTTGATTAGACTAGGTCGCTATTATGACGCGCTAGCGGTATTAGATCGAGCTAGAAACATCGAACCCAATAGTCCCCAACTATGGCAGGATAAGGTTTTTGCCCTGCAAGCTCTCGGTCGGTTTGATGAAGCCGATCGCACTTACCGCGATGTTATTGCCACCTATCAGGATTTAGTCGAACAAAGCCCCGCCAACTATAGTCTATGGCTGGCAAAAGGCGATTTTTTGACTCAGTTACGCATCACTCAATCTCAAAACTTGTTTGCTAATGCTGCTACCGACAAAGCTTTTTCTTCCCCCTTACAAATTCAGAGTAAGGCAATAGCAGCTTACGAAGAAGCAACTGCCATCTCACCCGAATCTTATCTAGCCTGGATTGGTAAAGCCAAAACATTCCTAGCCGCAGGTGAATATCGGGCAGCCTTAACCGCATTGGATCGCGCCTCGGAAATTCGTCCCCAAGCCGACCGACCATGGCAAATGCGCGGTTCGATTCTCAAAGATGGCTTGGAACGCCCCATAGCAGCAGTTACAGCTTACGAGCGAGCAATCGAGCTAAATCCCGATTATGCCGCACTGTGGCGCGACCGCGGTCTGGCACTGATTCAGGCAGGTCAATACGCTCGGGCAGTTGCTTCTTTTACCAAAGCCAGTCAACTCAATCCTCAAGACAGTGAAACCTGGGTGGGTTTTGCCAATGCTTTACAGGCAGTCGGTCGTCAAGAAAAAGCTATTAACGCGATCGATCGCGCTTTGGACCTCGAACCTCAAAACCCCTTACTGTGGCAGACTAAAGGTTCCATCTTGACCGAGCAGCAAAACTACGATGCCGCCTGCGATACCTATCGAAAGTCCCGTCAGTTTGCTCCCGATTTTGCTCCTATAACTCAGGCGATGAACATAGTCGGTTGTCGGATGAGTGAGGAGTGA